The following proteins are co-located in the Paludibaculum fermentans genome:
- a CDS encoding ABC-F family ATP-binding cassette domain-containing protein, protein MISVNNLTMRFGAKILFEDVTTTFLPGRRYAISGPNGAGKSTLMKIFTGELDAFKGSVTKPKRMGVLRQDQFAFDAFRVLDVVIMGNAPLWQAMQEREVLYEKDPALLTDDDGMRLGELEGIVGEEGGYSAESDAAILLSGLGVDDELHERRMGELQGGQKVRVLLAQALFGNPEVLLLDEPTNHLDLDSVHWLQDYLCKYEGLLIVISHDRHFLNSVCTHTADIDYETVITYTGGYDDMVLAKMQIRSRIEAQNEQREKKIAQLNEFIARFSAGTRSSQVTSRKKEVERLQNSDLARSNIQRPFIRFQIERPSGRHPLEIQGLSKSYDDLKVITKFSAKIARGEKIALMGRNGCGKTTMLRSVLRNAPGGVDEADRAFAIDAGTVTWGHEVSVGYFAQDHRESIQHGMTVIEWLYQFDPRASQEELRGLLGQMLFSGDDALKPTQALSGGEAARIIFCRLMLQKPNLLVLDEPTNHLDLESINALNIALQKYEGTVLLVTHDHDVIEEVATRIWHFDHGKIEDFPGTYEEYQAAQAQEKK, encoded by the coding sequence TTGATTTCCGTCAACAACCTCACCATGCGCTTCGGCGCCAAGATTCTGTTCGAAGACGTCACCACTACGTTTCTGCCCGGGCGGCGCTACGCCATTTCCGGGCCGAACGGAGCGGGGAAGTCGACGCTGATGAAGATCTTCACCGGCGAGCTGGATGCCTTTAAGGGCTCGGTCACTAAACCCAAGCGCATGGGCGTGTTGCGGCAGGATCAGTTCGCCTTCGACGCATTCCGCGTGCTGGACGTGGTGATCATGGGCAATGCTCCGCTGTGGCAGGCGATGCAGGAGCGTGAGGTGTTGTACGAGAAGGACCCCGCGCTGCTCACCGACGACGACGGGATGAGGTTGGGTGAGTTGGAAGGCATCGTTGGCGAAGAAGGCGGCTATAGCGCCGAGAGCGACGCGGCCATCCTGTTGTCCGGGCTGGGTGTCGACGACGAACTGCACGAGCGCCGCATGGGTGAGTTGCAAGGCGGGCAGAAGGTTCGCGTGCTGCTGGCGCAGGCGCTGTTCGGCAATCCCGAAGTGCTGCTGTTGGACGAACCGACGAACCACTTGGATTTGGACTCGGTCCACTGGCTGCAGGACTACCTTTGCAAGTATGAAGGGCTGCTGATCGTCATCTCCCACGACCGCCATTTCCTCAACAGTGTCTGCACGCACACGGCGGATATCGACTACGAGACGGTGATCACCTACACCGGCGGCTACGACGACATGGTGCTGGCGAAGATGCAGATCCGGTCGCGCATCGAGGCCCAGAACGAGCAGCGCGAGAAGAAGATCGCCCAGTTGAATGAGTTCATCGCGCGGTTCTCGGCCGGTACGCGGTCGAGCCAGGTGACATCGCGCAAGAAGGAAGTGGAACGGCTGCAGAACTCCGACCTGGCGCGTTCGAATATCCAACGGCCGTTCATCCGCTTCCAGATCGAGCGCCCCTCCGGCCGCCATCCGCTCGAGATCCAGGGCTTGTCGAAGTCGTACGACGATCTCAAGGTGATTACCAAGTTCTCGGCCAAGATCGCTCGCGGCGAGAAGATTGCATTGATGGGCCGCAACGGCTGCGGTAAGACCACGATGCTGCGCAGCGTGCTGCGCAATGCGCCGGGCGGTGTCGATGAAGCGGACCGGGCGTTTGCGATCGACGCAGGCACCGTTACGTGGGGGCACGAGGTCTCGGTTGGCTACTTCGCGCAGGACCATCGCGAGTCGATCCAGCACGGGATGACGGTGATCGAGTGGCTCTACCAGTTCGACCCGCGCGCGTCGCAGGAAGAGTTGCGCGGGCTGCTGGGGCAGATGCTGTTCAGCGGCGACGATGCGTTGAAGCCCACACAGGCCCTTTCGGGCGGCGAGGCGGCCCGCATCATCTTCTGCCGGCTGATGCTGCAGAAGCCGAATCTGCTGGTGTTGGACGAACCCACCAACCACCTGGATCTGGAATCGATCAATGCGTTGAACATCGCGCTGCAGAAGTATGAGGGTACGGTGTTGCTGGTGACGCACGATCACGATGTGATCGAAGAAGTGGCGACGCGCATCTGGCACTTCGACCACGGCAAGATTGAAGACTTCCCGGGGACCTACGAAGAGTACCAGGCGGCCCAGGCGCAGGAGAAAAAGTAA
- a CDS encoding threonine ammonia-lyase, translating to MIGLVEIQKAMARIRESIRLSPLVHSESLSALSGNELYLKLENLQRTGSFKERGALNKILTLTDQEKSRGVIAASAGNHAQAVAYHATARGIRSRICMPLATPLVKVSATRGYGAEVVLHGRNYDEAYQEAVRQCEADGLTFLHPFDDEAVIAGQGTLGLEMLAQNPALDVIIAPAGGGGLLGGLACAVKEINPRIEIVGVEAARVPSMAAALKSTGPVTVDAATTIADGIAVRRVGELTLPLVRKYVDSMVVVEEEEIANAILLLLEREKMLAEGAGAAALAAVLQRKTAYQGKRIGLLVCGGNIDVTLLSRIIERGLVKDGRLVRLRIHLTDHPGALRRLCEVIEEQKANIVETMHDRAYYGVNLGDTVIDVTMETRGTSHIQELMAALTTAGYVHERVQ from the coding sequence ATGATCGGACTCGTGGAAATCCAGAAGGCCATGGCCCGCATCCGGGAGTCCATCCGCCTCTCCCCGCTCGTCCATTCCGAGTCCCTCTCCGCGCTCTCCGGCAACGAACTCTACCTCAAGCTGGAGAACCTGCAGCGCACGGGCTCGTTCAAGGAACGCGGAGCGCTCAACAAGATCCTTACGCTCACAGATCAGGAAAAGTCGCGCGGCGTCATCGCCGCCTCGGCCGGTAACCACGCCCAGGCGGTCGCTTACCACGCCACCGCGCGCGGCATTCGCTCCCGCATCTGCATGCCGCTCGCGACGCCCCTGGTGAAGGTTTCCGCCACCCGCGGCTATGGCGCGGAGGTGGTCCTGCACGGCCGCAATTACGACGAGGCCTACCAGGAAGCCGTGCGCCAGTGCGAAGCCGACGGCCTGACGTTCCTCCACCCCTTCGACGACGAGGCCGTCATCGCCGGCCAGGGCACGCTCGGCCTGGAAATGCTCGCCCAGAACCCGGCCCTCGACGTGATCATCGCGCCCGCCGGCGGCGGCGGACTCCTGGGCGGCCTGGCCTGCGCCGTCAAGGAAATCAACCCGCGCATCGAGATCGTCGGCGTGGAAGCGGCCCGCGTCCCGTCCATGGCCGCTGCCCTGAAGAGCACCGGCCCCGTCACCGTCGACGCCGCCACCACCATCGCTGATGGCATCGCCGTCCGCCGCGTCGGAGAGCTCACACTGCCGCTGGTCCGCAAATACGTCGATTCCATGGTCGTCGTCGAGGAGGAAGAGATCGCCAACGCCATCCTCCTGCTGCTGGAACGCGAGAAGATGCTGGCGGAAGGCGCCGGAGCGGCAGCCTTGGCCGCCGTGCTCCAGCGGAAGACCGCTTACCAGGGCAAACGTATCGGCCTGTTGGTATGCGGCGGCAACATCGACGTCACCCTTCTCTCCCGCATCATCGAACGCGGCCTGGTCAAGGATGGACGCCTGGTCCGCCTCCGCATCCACCTGACCGACCACCCCGGAGCCCTGCGCCGCCTCTGCGAAGTCATCGAGGAGCAGAAGGCCAATATCGTCGAAACCATGCACGACCGCGCCTACTACGGCGTCAACCTCGGCGACACCGTCATCGACGTCACCATGGAGACTCGCGGCACCAGCCATATTCAGGAACTCATGGCGGCCCTTACCACCGCCGGTTATGTGCATGAGCGCGTCCAATGA